TGATCATGCCTTGCTCAATGATCGAGTAGCTGCGCGGACCCAAACCGGTACCCAGAAACAGGTCGGTGATGTCGCGGCGGCGGCAACGCGCACCATTGAGGAAGTACGACGACTGCCCGTCGCGCGTCACCTGGCGTTTCACCGAGATTTCCGCGTACTGGGCGTATTCGCCCTGAATGGTGCCGTCGGAGTTGTCGAAGATCAGCTCGACCGTCGCCTGTCCCACCGGCTTGCGCGCATTGGAGCCGGAAAAGATCACGTCAGTGATCGAATCGCCGCGCAAACGGCTGGCCGCACTCTCGCCCATCACCCAGCGAATGGCGTCGATGATGTTGGACTTGCCGCAGCCATTAGGCCCCACCACACCAATCATATTGGTAGGCAGATGCAAGGTGGTCGAGTCGACGAAGGACTTGAACCCGGTGAGTTTGATCGTGGTTAGGCGCATGCAGATCAGCAGCTCAAAAGGTAATGACCCGCGATCGCGGGCGACGGGTCACTGTGCCAAACGCAGGACAGCACCGCAATGCGCTTGGATTCTTGAATGATCCAAACACGTTGATGCAGGGGATTGATGGGGCTCAATCCGGCACCTTGGCGTCGATGGAAAGAGCGTGAATGCCATGGTCCATCAATTCGCCCAGCGCGGCATAGACCAGACGATGCCGCTTGATCGGCAGTGCGCCGGCAAACTCGGTACTGACGATGCGCACGTGGAAATGCCCCTTGCCCTCATTGGCATGGCCTGCATGCTTATAGCCTTCGTCCAGCACTTCCAGTTCCACCGGATGCAGGGCGTCGGTGAGACGTTGACGGATTTCCTCCACCATCGCCGCAGTCATACCGGCAGCACCTTGCGGAAGGGCTTGACGCTGACGCTGGCGTAGACGTTCGCCTCGACGTAGGGATCGGCCTTGACCCATTGCTCCGCCTCGGCCAACGAGGCGAATTCGGCCACGATCAGGCTGCCAGTAAAACCGGCCGGGCCGGGCTGTTCGGCATCGATGGCCGGAAAAGGACCAGCCAGCAGCATGCGGCCTTCTTCCTGCAGTTTGTCCAGGCGGGCCAGGTGAGCGCTGCGAGCCGCAAAGCGGCGCTCAAACGAATCAGGATGATCCGTGCCAACGATGGCGTACCACATAGTGTTGTGCTCCCACATGCAATCCTCGATTTTAGCCGACTGCGGAGGCGTCGATGCGAGGACCTTGACAAGCCCAGGTCCCC
The sequence above is a segment of the Dyella sp. M7H15-1 genome. Coding sequences within it:
- a CDS encoding BolA family protein, yielding MTAAMVEEIRQRLTDALHPVELEVLDEGYKHAGHANEGKGHFHVRIVSTEFAGALPIKRHRLVYAALGELMDHGIHALSIDAKVPD
- a CDS encoding YciI family protein gives rise to the protein MWYAIVGTDHPDSFERRFAARSAHLARLDKLQEEGRMLLAGPFPAIDAEQPGPAGFTGSLIVAEFASLAEAEQWVKADPYVEANVYASVSVKPFRKVLPV